Genomic window (Bacteroides sp.):
ATCGTGCCGGTGAGACGGGCGTGGTCGACGCCCTGCTCCTCGGCCGCCACGATGTAGAGGGCCATCACCGGCAGCACGGCGCCGTTCATGGTCATCGACACGCTCATGGTGTCCAGCGGGATGCCGTCGAACAGCTCGCGCATGTCGAGGATGGAGTCGATGGCCACACCAGCCATCCCCACGTCGCCGGCGACACGCGGGTTGTCGGAGTCGTAGCCCCGGTGGGTGGCCAGGTCGAAGGCGATCGACAGCCCCTTCTGGCCGGCGGCGAGGTTGCGACGGTAGAAGGCGTTGGAGTCCCGGGCCGTGGAGAAGCCGGCGTACTGGCGGA
Coding sequences:
- a CDS encoding methylmalonyl-CoA mutase family protein translates to MSEHGIGSFAGVELGPLRDGDPERWAAAFTAATGLPAQQARWVTPEGIEVAPLYTADALDGLDHVHSFPGHPPYLRGPYPTMYVNQPWTIRQYAGFSTARDSNAFYRRNLAAGQKGLSIAFDLATHRGYDSDNPRVAGDVGMAGVAIDSILDMRELFDGIPLDTMSVSMTMNGAVLPVMALYIVAAEEQGVDHARLTGT